The following nucleotide sequence is from Zea mays cultivar B73 chromosome 1, Zm-B73-REFERENCE-NAM-5.0, whole genome shotgun sequence.
TAATACTGTGTgcctgtgtgcgcttttgctaccTTTTGCAACGCTTGTTCCAGACTTATATTATGTCAATAGGCTAATAGTAGCAAAACCGCTGCTTGTATCTGATAGGGCTTGTCAAATGTCCCGACGGCTCTGTCACTTCTGTGCTTACAGTGGCTTGGAATGGCAGAGTCTGTACTGAATTCTCGAGGCCTGTGATTTACTAATTAATAGCCACGTGAATTCTGCATGTTGATACGATTGATTGTGACTATCCAGGAAAGGATCTTTACTGGTATACTCGGGATAAGAAATCCGACACGGAAGATGCTCTTAAGGAAGAAATCAGGAGAGTGAAGGAAGAGGAGGAACAGGCTATGCGTGAGGCTCTTGGCTTAGCTCCTAAGCGCAGCAATCGAACTCAGGGTAATCGCTTGGATAAGCATGAATATGCTGAGCTGATTAAGAGAGGATCAACTGCGGAGGACTTGGGAGCAGGGCACGCTGAAGCAGCACAAGTGCAGGGTCTAGGATTGTACAAGTAAGCATCTAGTTTTGAGAACAACCACCCCTCTTTCGAAATGTGATATCATGTTGAATTGCTTGTCTGATTAATCTTACAGTGTTCTATTTAATTGTGTTTGGTTCATATCTAATGCAAAATTGTCCCCATGACTCCAGGGCCCCTCGCGATGAGGGTGGATCAAGTTCTTTGAGCCTTGACCCTCAAATGGAGCCTGAGCAGGCTGAACCCCTACTAGCACCCAAGCAGGAGGATGATTTGGAAGATAATAGGAAGGGGAAAAGGCCACGTGAACGTGACGAGAAGAGAGGGGAGAAGGAGCGGAAACGAGACAGGCATGGTGATGGAAAGGAGAGGAGGCGGGACAAGCACGAGAGGAGGCACGACTTGGAGGACAGATCAAAGCGGCACCGCAAAGACAAGCAGAAGAGGAGGCACGATTCCGATTCTGATTGATAACggccctgcgcctgctcctgtatgACTACTGTATACTGCGAAATTTCAAACCCATGGAGCCGCTTTTGTTTGATGTATGCCTACGCTTTAAATTATGTTTGCCCTAATGATGTTTAAGGATAAAATGGCCCGTATGCTCCTCTCCACTCAACGTTATATACCTGATGTCCTTAAAAGAAGTTTGTGCCAACTTCCGAACCTGGACCAGTGAGATGGGGTTTTTTTGAACGTAATGGCACTCTGCCTCTCAAATTAACAAGAAAGGAACTGACCTTTTTTAAGAAAAGTCGGATCCAAAACCTACATAGGTGCCTCTCAATTAACATGAAAGAAATTAACCTAGTTTTAAGAAAAAACAGATCCAAAACATACATAGGGTGCATAAGCAACCACACACGCAATGCTCATCCTGAGTTATCGTTGTAGAGCTCAACACCAGGGACTAGTAGTTTCGACTCCTTAAGACGAGCAACACATGGATAAAGGAAACTCGACGACGTCTACAAACAACGGCACACAAGGAGAAAGATTGTGACCGTCtgttggcgtttcgagaccgggggtccctgggccgacgagtgaaaatgtcgtcgtgtgccccagcccagatgggtcggcgcgagacggagcgcgaaggggggaaaaaggcggccggagcgagagagagagagaggtggaagtcccgcggccttcgtgtttgtcccgtgcccaggtcgggtgcgcttgcagtagggggttacaagcgtccacgcgggaggggagcgagcggcctcacgcgagcgcctgtcccgtcctcttccccgcgcggccaaccctatgtaagagggccctggtccttccttttataggcgtaaggagaggatctaggtgtacaatggggggtgtagcagagtgctaacgtgtctagcggaggagagctagcgccctatgtacatgccatcgtggcagccggagaggttttggcacccggttcgtgtggtgtcgtggccgtcggaggagcgctggagcctggcggaaggacagctgtcggagctgtcgagtccttgctgacgtcctcttgcttccgtaagggggctgagagccgccgtcgtcatagagcgtgtggggcgccatcattacttgtctggcggagcgagccagacgggacgctggtcttgtttcccgtagcctgagtcagcttgaggtagggtaatgatggcgcctcctgttgacgtggtcggtccgtgccctaggttgggcgatgtggaggctcctccgaggtcgaggtcgagtctgtcttccgaggccgaggtcgagttcgagcccctgggtcgggcgaggcggagaccgtcggctgaagccagggctgagtccgagccctggggtcgggcgaaacggagttcgtcgtcttccggggctgagcccgagtccgagccctgggtcgggcggagcggagtttgccgtcttccggggctgagctcgagtccgagccctgggtcgggcggagcggagttcgccgtcttccggggctgagcccgagtccgagccctgggtcgggcggagcggagtttcctatggtgcctgaggccgggcctgactacctgtcagcctcactctgtcgagcggcacagcagtcggagcggcgcaggcggcgctgtccttctgtcaggccggtcagtggagcggcgaagtgactgcggtcacttcggctctatcgactgaaaggcgcgcgtcaggataaaggtgtcaggccacctttgcattaaatgcccctgcgatttggtcggttggcgtggcgatttggccagggttgcttcttggcgaagactgggcctcgggcgagccggaagtatgttcgtcgctggagggggcctcgggcgagacggagatcctccggggtcggctgcccttgcccgaggctaggctcgggcgaggcgtgatcgagtccctcgaatggaccgatccctgacttagtcgcacccatcaggcctttgcagctttgtgctgatgggggttaccagctgagaattaggagtcttgagggtacccctaattatggtccccgacagtagcccccgagcctcgaagggagtgttaacactcgcttggaggctttcgtcgcacttttttgcaaggggaccagcctttctcggttgcattttgttccggtgggtgcgcgcgagcgcacccgccgggtgtagcccccgaggcctcgaaggagtggtttgactcctccgaggtcttaatgcctcgcgcaatgcttcggctggtctggtcgttccctcatgcgagctggccgtagcccgggtgcacggtcgggtcccaagttctcgggctggtatgttgacgctatcaacggtttggccggagccgggtttgcgagagcagccctcgagcccctgcacagggcgagaggacggtcaaagatagactcgacttttttacatacgcccctgcgtcgcctttccgcgaggaggagggggggaaagcgccatgttgccctcggagggcgccgaatatggtgtttccggtgagctgctggcgggtaatccgagtggacgcccgtgccccatttgttaggggtcggctagaggcccggaggcacgctcaaaagtacctgcgggtgatctgccggacccggtcccctgtcgacggggtccgagggctcgatgcctctctctgatgggattccgttacaagatcgttcccgctggtctcggaaatgtcctagggtacctcgggagcgtagcccgagcctcggttatgtatcgaacgtacccagggtcatccctcgctctatgtctgaggcggctgtgaacccttcgagggccagcctac
It contains:
- the LOC100283199 gene encoding uncharacterized LOC100283199; the encoded protein is MYHPTRGGVRGGRDQFKWDDVKVDKHRENYLGHSVKAPVGRWQKGKDLYWYTRDKKSDTEDALKEEIRRVKEEEEQAMREALGLAPKRSNRTQGNRLDKHEYAELIKRGSTAEDLGAGHAEAAQVQGLGLYKAPRDEGGSSSLSLDPQMEPEQAEPLLAPKQEDDLEDNRKGKRPRERDEKRGEKERKRDRHGDGKERRRDKHERRHDLEDRSKRHRKDKQKRRHDSDSD